One genomic region from Gemmatimonadota bacterium encodes:
- a CDS encoding S1/P1 nuclease, translating to MRNARIAIASILLLCGSLPAVAWGPNGHRIVGQIAENHLTDAARKGISDLVGRASLAQIGTWADEIKSDPAWDHASPWHYVNAAPGQSIESAKRSPDGDVVEAIQRFERVLRDRGSSRKERVEALKFLAHFVADVHQPLHVGYASDRGGNDIRVRWFGETTNLHRVWDEHLVEHQRLSFTEWVRFFGHAEPGEVEAWRRSNVYDWARESRSMLPSVYDFGDSRSERTPYLGFDYIFKHADGVRLRLLQAGIRLSGMLNDIFASP from the coding sequence ATGCGAAATGCACGAATAGCCATCGCTTCGATCCTCCTGTTGTGCGGGTCCCTGCCGGCCGTAGCCTGGGGACCGAACGGCCACCGCATCGTAGGCCAGATTGCCGAGAACCATCTCACGGACGCGGCCCGCAAGGGCATTTCCGATCTCGTCGGCCGCGCTTCGCTGGCGCAGATCGGCACGTGGGCCGACGAGATCAAGTCCGATCCCGCCTGGGACCATGCCTCGCCGTGGCATTACGTCAACGCGGCGCCCGGCCAGTCGATTGAATCGGCGAAAAGAAGTCCGGACGGCGACGTGGTCGAGGCCATTCAGCGTTTCGAACGGGTGTTGAGAGACCGCGGATCGAGCAGGAAGGAACGGGTGGAAGCGTTGAAATTCCTGGCGCACTTCGTGGCCGACGTCCACCAGCCACTGCACGTGGGCTATGCCAGCGACCGCGGCGGCAACGATATCCGGGTCCGGTGGTTCGGCGAAACCACGAACCTCCACAGGGTCTGGGACGAGCACCTCGTCGAGCACCAGCGGCTGAGCTTCACGGAATGGGTGCGGTTCTTCGGGCACGCCGAACCCGGCGAGGTCGAGGCGTGGCGTCGTTCGAACGTATATGACTGGGCGCGGGAATCGCGGAGCATGCTGCCCTCCGTCTACGACTTCGGCGACTCCCGTTCCGAAAGAACCCCTTACCTGGGCTTTGACTATATCTTCAAGCATGCCGACGGGGTCAGACTCAGGTTATTGCAGGCCGGCATCCGCCTGAGCGGCATGTTGAACGACATATTCGCTTCACCCTGA
- a CDS encoding sulfite exporter TauE/SafE family protein: protein MDLEVLKTVVQLVSGALIGACIGMTGIGGGVLLLPVLTLGFGLPSTVAVGTAHLYSCLCKLPAVFFHFRQGTIRFRTSAYFMAGAVPVSVAVALWITGYAGGMDPVDPAWRELQTNLRQFIAAVVILSGLLILWHMFMRPGSRAVTDQAGQADQAIQADQRVSARVSGAKIVLAVALGAVIGGLIASTSVGSGILIVPLMIIIFRLTAVDTVGSSIFIALSLTFTSSIIYAGSSQLDLAIAVTMAAGSLVGVPLGVRMSRRIPERYLQITITGLVLVAGGVMLFGG from the coding sequence ATGGACCTGGAAGTCCTGAAAACCGTCGTGCAACTCGTGTCCGGCGCACTGATCGGCGCCTGCATCGGCATGACCGGCATCGGTGGCGGGGTCCTCCTGCTGCCTGTTCTGACGCTGGGATTCGGCCTGCCGTCAACGGTAGCGGTGGGCACCGCCCATCTCTATTCCTGCCTCTGCAAGCTTCCAGCCGTGTTTTTCCATTTCAGGCAGGGTACCATACGGTTCCGCACCTCTGCGTACTTCATGGCGGGTGCGGTGCCCGTCTCCGTGGCGGTTGCACTGTGGATTACGGGGTATGCCGGCGGCATGGACCCGGTCGACCCGGCCTGGCGTGAACTCCAGACGAATCTTCGCCAGTTCATCGCGGCGGTGGTTATTCTGTCCGGCCTGCTGATCCTTTGGCACATGTTCATGCGGCCGGGTTCCCGCGCCGTAACGGACCAGGCGGGCCAGGCGGACCAGGCGATCCAGGCGGACCAGCGGGTTTCCGCCCGGGTCTCGGGCGCTAAGATCGTCCTTGCGGTGGCGCTGGGCGCCGTCATCGGCGGGTTGATCGCTTCCACCTCGGTGGGCAGCGGCATCCTGATCGTGCCGTTGATGATCATCATCTTCCGCCTCACCGCGGTGGACACGGTGGGCTCCTCGATCTTCATCGCGCTGTCGCTGACCTTCACGAGTTCGATCATCTATGCCGGCAGCAGCCAGCTGGATCTCGCCATTGCCGTGACCATGGCGGCCGGATCGCTGGTGGGCGTGCCCCTGGGCGTGCGGATGTCCCGCCGGATCCCGGAGCGCTACCTGCAGATCACCATCACCGGACTGGTGCTGGTTGCGGGAGGGGTCATGCTCTTCGGGGGTTGA
- a CDS encoding NUDIX hydrolase encodes MIPTKPYAATDLGIFRFLDGKLLVYLVELKIEPFVGRYSLPGTLVLETEDLEAAVRRAYREATGQSSAYFEQVYTFSAIDRDPRRRTISTAYMGFPDRPGEPFEPVDKYGTGAWFYVNDTPSLAYDHNEILKVCTDRIAAKLNYTNIALLLLPGVFTMAELQCVYEQGLGEKLESESFSDKVLSLGMIEATGGERPAENLPPVPLYRAVHRELQEIPFI; translated from the coding sequence ATGATTCCGACCAAACCATACGCGGCCACGGATCTCGGCATCTTCCGGTTTCTCGACGGCAAGTTGCTGGTCTACCTGGTCGAGTTGAAGATCGAACCCTTCGTGGGCCGCTATTCGCTGCCTGGGACCCTGGTGCTCGAGACAGAAGACCTGGAGGCGGCGGTGCGACGCGCCTACCGGGAGGCAACCGGCCAGTCGAGCGCCTACTTCGAGCAGGTCTACACCTTCTCCGCCATCGACCGGGACCCCAGGAGACGAACGATCTCGACGGCCTACATGGGGTTCCCCGACCGTCCGGGCGAGCCCTTTGAACCGGTAGACAAGTACGGCACGGGGGCGTGGTTCTACGTCAATGACACCCCATCGCTGGCGTACGATCACAATGAGATTCTGAAGGTTTGCACGGACAGGATCGCGGCCAAACTGAATTACACGAACATCGCGCTGCTGCTGCTGCCCGGTGTATTCACGATGGCGGAACTGCAGTGCGTATATGAACAGGGGCTGGGTGAAAAGCTGGAATCGGAAAGTTTCAGCGACAAGGTCCTGTCACTGGGCATGATCGAAGCCACCGGCGGGGAACGCCCGGCAGAGAACCTCCCGCCGGTCCCCCTCTACCGCGCCGTGCACCGGGAACTGCAGGAAATCCCCTTCATCTGA
- a CDS encoding 2-oxoacid:ferredoxin oxidoreductase subunit beta, with the protein MSVETLPREEVEAKPSAPLKAKDFKGKVDPDWCPGCGDFGVLSSLQRACVNLGLRPHEILTISGIGCSSNFPGFFNSYGMHTLHGRALAVATGAQMANHELTVFVTGGDGDGYGIGGNHFTHTARRNVDLTYIVMDNQIYGLTTGQISPTSSIDMKTKSTPFGSVEAPINPITAAIMNGATFVARAFSGDARHLTGLIEQGVRHRGFSLIDVFSPCVTFNKDNDYPFFKQRVKKLEDEGHDPGDWKTACEKAMIWGDEIYTGLFFQKTDALTLGDREPVLDEGGAMAARELGITGEQSDRIIKRMM; encoded by the coding sequence ATGTCAGTGGAAACATTACCACGCGAGGAAGTGGAAGCGAAACCGTCAGCGCCATTGAAAGCGAAGGACTTCAAGGGCAAGGTGGATCCGGACTGGTGCCCGGGATGCGGCGATTTCGGCGTGCTGAGCAGCCTTCAGCGGGCCTGCGTGAACCTGGGTCTCCGGCCCCACGAGATCCTTACGATCAGCGGGATCGGCTGCTCCTCGAATTTCCCGGGTTTCTTCAACTCCTATGGCATGCATACGCTGCACGGACGCGCCCTTGCCGTGGCCACGGGCGCGCAGATGGCGAACCACGAGCTCACCGTGTTCGTCACGGGCGGCGACGGCGACGGCTACGGGATCGGCGGGAACCACTTCACGCACACGGCGCGGCGCAACGTCGACCTGACCTACATCGTCATGGACAACCAGATCTACGGTCTGACCACCGGGCAGATCTCGCCTACCAGCAGTATCGACATGAAGACCAAGAGCACGCCTTTCGGGAGCGTGGAAGCGCCGATCAATCCCATCACGGCCGCCATCATGAACGGCGCGACCTTCGTGGCCCGGGCCTTCAGCGGCGACGCGCGCCACCTGACCGGACTCATCGAACAGGGTGTCCGCCACCGGGGCTTTTCGCTGATCGACGTATTCAGCCCCTGCGTCACGTTCAACAAGGACAACGACTACCCCTTCTTCAAGCAGCGCGTCAAGAAGCTGGAGGACGAAGGCCACGATCCCGGCGACTGGAAGACGGCCTGCGAGAAGGCCATGATCTGGGGAGACGAAATCTACACCGGCCTGTTTTTTCAGAAAACGGACGCGCTTACGCTGGGCGACCGCGAACCGGTGCTGGACGAGGGCGGTGCCATGGCCGCGCGTGAACTGGGGATCACCGGCGAGCAGTCCGACCGGATCATCAAGCGCATGATGTAG
- a CDS encoding 2-oxoacid:acceptor oxidoreductase subunit alpha, translating to MSSDHFDFAIAIGGAAGQGIATPGNVLARIFIRRGLHLNAYNAYQSIIRGGHIFLTMRISDQPVHNHGDKLDLLVCLNQDTMDRHLGLMGPGTRVLYNSDTITPGTPEDGVHLCPLPINELTDNNRNKLVQNTVALGTILYLLDVDFQILEDIITMQFKRKGQEVVDENVGVARAGYDYAAAHFEPFSQSLPSGGRPLAVWTGNDALAMGGASAGVKFYCAYPMSPSTGVLHWMAQNARELGIMVRQVEDEIGVANMAIGAAHVGCRSMCATSGGGFALMTEAVGSAAMMEIPVVFIDVQRAGPSTGVPTKTEQGDLWQILGASQGDFERFIVAPTDALDAFHTLPELFNLVDQFQCPGIVISDLLISEGTFSVDPDAIDMQPEIDRGELITQSSNGASDIPTGSQLSNGHGLIGAPSNGYLRYENTESGISPRALPGVEGYAHVVATDEHDEDGVLVSDEFTNPHKRRKMVEKRARKFKDIAQRIEPPSLSGASVEDAEITLIGWGSTRGVIREAVEILNRDGVAVNHLPVKWIVPLHADAIREVFDKAQKTVIVENNHSGQFHRYLRSETGLTADGHIRKYDGEPFMPHHIVDGVRELLAGTTDIFVPYQEVIV from the coding sequence ATGAGTTCTGACCATTTCGACTTTGCCATTGCCATAGGCGGCGCCGCGGGCCAGGGTATCGCCACTCCGGGCAACGTGCTCGCCCGGATTTTCATCCGCCGCGGACTGCATCTCAACGCCTACAATGCCTACCAGTCGATCATCCGGGGCGGTCATATCTTCCTCACGATGAGGATCAGCGATCAACCGGTCCACAACCACGGCGACAAGCTCGACCTGCTGGTCTGCCTGAACCAGGATACGATGGACCGCCACCTGGGCCTCATGGGACCCGGCACGCGGGTCCTCTACAACAGCGACACGATCACGCCCGGTACTCCGGAAGACGGCGTGCACCTCTGCCCGCTGCCCATCAACGAACTGACCGACAACAACCGCAACAAGCTCGTGCAGAACACTGTGGCACTCGGGACGATTCTCTACCTGCTCGACGTAGACTTCCAGATCCTGGAAGACATCATCACCATGCAGTTCAAGCGCAAGGGGCAGGAAGTGGTCGACGAGAACGTGGGCGTGGCCCGCGCGGGATACGACTACGCCGCGGCGCACTTCGAACCCTTCTCGCAGTCCCTGCCCTCCGGCGGCAGGCCGCTGGCGGTATGGACAGGGAACGACGCGCTGGCCATGGGCGGAGCGTCGGCCGGGGTCAAATTCTACTGCGCCTATCCCATGAGTCCCTCCACGGGCGTCCTCCACTGGATGGCGCAGAACGCGCGGGAACTGGGCATCATGGTGCGCCAGGTTGAAGACGAGATCGGCGTGGCCAACATGGCCATCGGTGCCGCCCACGTGGGCTGCCGGTCCATGTGCGCCACGTCGGGGGGCGGTTTCGCCCTGATGACCGAGGCCGTGGGCAGCGCGGCCATGATGGAAATCCCGGTCGTATTCATCGACGTGCAGCGCGCCGGACCATCCACCGGTGTGCCGACCAAGACCGAGCAGGGCGATCTCTGGCAGATTCTCGGCGCGAGCCAGGGCGATTTCGAGCGGTTCATCGTGGCGCCGACCGATGCGCTGGACGCCTTTCATACCTTGCCCGAACTGTTCAACCTGGTGGATCAATTCCAGTGCCCGGGCATCGTGATTTCGGATCTGCTGATCTCCGAAGGCACCTTCAGCGTCGACCCGGATGCCATCGACATGCAGCCGGAGATCGACCGGGGCGAGTTGATCACCCAGTCCAGCAACGGCGCGAGCGACATCCCGACAGGCTCGCAACTTTCCAACGGGCACGGTCTGATCGGCGCGCCGAGCAACGGTTACCTGCGGTACGAGAACACGGAAAGCGGGATTTCACCCCGCGCGCTGCCGGGCGTGGAGGGATACGCCCACGTGGTGGCCACAGACGAACACGATGAAGACGGCGTCCTGGTCAGCGACGAGTTCACCAATCCCCACAAGCGGCGCAAGATGGTGGAGAAGCGGGCCCGTAAGTTCAAAGATATCGCGCAGCGTATCGAACCGCCGTCGCTCTCCGGTGCAAGCGTCGAAGACGCCGAAATCACGCTCATCGGCTGGGGTTCGACCCGCGGCGTGATCAGGGAAGCGGTGGAGATCCTGAACCGTGACGGCGTCGCCGTAAACCACCTGCCGGTCAAGTGGATCGTCCCCCTGCACGCGGACGCCATCCGGGAGGTTTTCGACAAGGCGCAAAAGACCGTGATCGTGGAGAACAATCATTCCGGCCAGTTCCACCGGTACCTGCGCAGCGAGACCGGTTTGACGGCCGACGGCCACATCCGCAAGTACGACGGCGAGCCGTTCATGCCCCATCATATCGTGGACGGCGTCCGGGAGCTGCTGGCCGGAACGACGGACATCTTCGTGCCCTATCAAGAAGTCATCGTCTAA
- a CDS encoding phytanoyl-CoA dioxygenase family protein, with product MNGADIVSRYEEYGYVVLPGVIDGGLTAEAQGHVEWMGTKYPDVRPEQYHHHLIVDDPFWIRLCTDPRLIDVIEPFLGPDIALFAAHYISKPPGDGQPVLWHQDGNYWPLEPMEVITIWLAVDDSTPENGCMRVIPGSHRDQNLYRHRRTEGDNVLSSELDVKVDESEAVDVVVPAGGVSLHDPYLIHGSKANRSDRRRCGLTLRYIPTTTRIKRENFPAYLCRGRAVDGINHYPPLPRFRPGDHYPFKGCDRPPWN from the coding sequence ATGAACGGCGCCGATATCGTAAGCCGGTACGAAGAATACGGCTATGTCGTCCTGCCCGGGGTCATCGACGGCGGCCTGACCGCCGAGGCCCAGGGCCACGTCGAGTGGATGGGAACAAAGTACCCCGACGTCCGGCCGGAGCAGTACCATCACCACCTCATCGTGGACGATCCGTTCTGGATCCGCCTCTGCACCGACCCCCGGCTCATCGACGTCATCGAACCCTTCCTGGGTCCCGATATCGCGCTATTCGCGGCACATTACATCAGCAAGCCGCCCGGGGACGGGCAACCGGTGCTGTGGCACCAGGACGGGAACTACTGGCCGCTGGAGCCCATGGAAGTCATTACCATCTGGCTGGCCGTGGACGACTCGACCCCGGAGAACGGCTGCATGCGGGTCATCCCCGGCAGCCACCGGGACCAGAATCTGTACCGGCACCGTAGAACCGAAGGGGATAACGTATTGAGTTCGGAACTGGATGTGAAGGTGGATGAATCCGAGGCGGTCGATGTCGTCGTGCCGGCGGGCGGCGTATCCCTCCACGATCCCTACCTGATACACGGTTCGAAGGCCAACCGGTCCGACCGGCGCCGGTGTGGACTGACGCTCCGGTACATTCCCACGACCACGCGCATCAAGCGTGAGAACTTCCCTGCCTACCTGTGCCGGGGTAGGGCCGTGGACGGAATCAACCACTATCCCCCGCTTCCCCGGTTCAGGCCCGGCGATCACTACCCGTTCAAAGGGTGCGACCGGCCGCCCTGGAACTGA
- a CDS encoding MurT ligase domain-containing protein, giving the protein MLRTAALSIDKSVARAAELFDFSRGRVPPGTLTAALWPGLVRSLVRQFSQGVAGVTGTNGKHTTCRILAAILRQAEARTLYPEDIAPSLDEVVSTLVRATDHRGRIHADYGVFGFETDMLDRAIRVCSPGTLVLNNLYDDESTQGVDRAALIGKWCDWFGTMSAGQHILVNADDPVLCGGFTRGVPPRLTYYGVEDERLHLADGATPELPCPRCGAPLSYRITSLAHLGDYACEGCGWERPLPTVYAIDVDLGPDESNFRIITPRGPLDVRLHLPGLHNVYNAAAAAAAALSLGLSPVTIRKGLESVRSTGGRDERVVIHDREARLMTIKNRTSLHEALRTCRLDRRRGHFLFLLDEAVRTGRNGPWIVDEDLEGMADHTRSVHVAGAGGAHLALMDEQMDAEDMATAADVSDVFHDIMRRLAPGDRLWVLATEGAMYAVRRELRDMGII; this is encoded by the coding sequence ATGCTCAGAACGGCCGCCCTTTCCATTGACAAGTCCGTCGCGAGGGCGGCCGAGTTGTTTGATTTCTCCCGCGGTCGCGTCCCGCCCGGCACCCTCACCGCCGCCCTCTGGCCGGGCCTGGTCCGGTCCCTGGTGCGCCAGTTCAGTCAAGGCGTGGCCGGGGTTACCGGAACGAACGGCAAGCACACGACCTGCCGGATCCTGGCCGCGATCCTGCGCCAGGCCGAAGCCCGGACGCTCTATCCCGAAGACATCGCCCCATCCCTCGACGAAGTGGTCTCCACCCTGGTCCGGGCGACCGATCACCGCGGCAGGATTCATGCGGACTACGGCGTGTTCGGATTCGAGACCGACATGCTTGACCGGGCGATCAGGGTGTGCAGCCCCGGTACGCTCGTACTGAACAACCTTTACGACGACGAATCGACCCAGGGTGTTGACCGCGCTGCCCTGATCGGGAAATGGTGCGACTGGTTCGGCACCATGTCCGCCGGACAGCACATCCTCGTCAATGCCGACGATCCGGTCCTCTGCGGCGGGTTCACGCGCGGCGTGCCGCCTCGGTTGACCTACTACGGCGTGGAGGATGAACGCCTGCACCTGGCGGATGGAGCCACCCCCGAGTTGCCATGCCCCCGGTGCGGCGCCCCCCTTTCCTACCGGATCACCAGCCTGGCCCACCTGGGCGACTACGCCTGTGAAGGCTGCGGCTGGGAAAGGCCGCTGCCTACCGTCTACGCGATCGATGTGGATCTGGGACCGGATGAATCGAACTTCCGTATCATCACGCCGCGGGGGCCCCTGGACGTGCGCCTCCACCTGCCGGGGCTACACAACGTGTACAACGCCGCGGCGGCCGCGGCGGCCGCGTTATCCCTCGGCCTGAGTCCCGTGACGATACGCAAGGGGCTCGAATCCGTGAGGTCCACCGGAGGACGGGACGAGCGGGTGGTGATTCATGACCGGGAAGCCCGTCTGATGACGATCAAGAACAGGACCTCGCTCCACGAAGCGCTCAGGACCTGCCGGCTGGACCGGCGGCGGGGCCATTTCCTGTTCCTGCTTGACGAGGCCGTACGGACCGGACGCAACGGGCCGTGGATCGTGGACGAAGACCTGGAGGGCATGGCGGACCATACGAGGTCCGTGCACGTGGCCGGAGCGGGCGGCGCGCACCTGGCCCTGATGGACGAGCAGATGGACGCGGAGGACATGGCAACCGCCGCGGACGTCAGCGACGTATTTCACGACATCATGCGGCGGCTCGCACCGGGTGACCGCCTGTGGGTCCTGGCGACCGAAGGCGCCATGTACGCGGTCAGACGGGAACTGCGGGACATGGGGATCATCTGA
- a CDS encoding VOC family protein, with translation MAYLRHLALRCRDVSVSQRFYEDVIGFTFIGRRGNGEAVDLSDGTANITLLPHDDRSRPVLEEGEEYIHFGVLVDDLHAAWHRVRNWGAEAPKTVKGRDAISSDTPPEIAFKAIDPDGNIVDISGDRDEWRGVKI, from the coding sequence ATGGCCTATTTGCGTCACCTCGCACTGCGGTGTCGAGACGTGTCGGTCTCGCAACGTTTCTACGAGGATGTGATCGGCTTTACCTTTATCGGCCGGCGGGGCAACGGCGAGGCCGTCGATCTCAGCGACGGCACCGCCAATATCACGCTGCTGCCTCATGACGATCGGTCGCGTCCCGTGCTCGAGGAAGGCGAGGAGTACATCCATTTCGGCGTGCTGGTGGACGACCTCCACGCCGCCTGGCACAGGGTCCGGAACTGGGGTGCCGAAGCGCCGAAGACCGTGAAGGGCCGGGACGCCATCTCCTCCGATACCCCGCCGGAGATCGCTTTCAAGGCCATCGATCCGGACGGCAACATCGTCGATATCTCCGGTGATCGGGACGAGTGGCGTGGTGTGAAGATTTGA
- a CDS encoding aminotransferase class V-fold PLP-dependent enzyme — MITEESGFNFDPKYEDPEKLKALSRRGFMGRIAGGLAAGTALLSMTGKARAKPPMPEDHLPEPDDVAYWNWVADQYIIRDGVSFMNTGTRGPSPGPVHQAQIAALEGANSDYKSYTSYVYNSDFRAQMREKMAKYLGCKSNEVAFTNNTTEGMVFGTFGIDMEPGDEIVTTNHDHSSGVQPINLRAVRQGTKTVMIDLSSPEYHPPDSPDALLKAFEAAITPRTKMLSFCHINYGDGLVLPVKEICEMARSKGIITLVDGAQPPGMLDLNMHDLGCDMYAGPCHKWMMASMYTGFFYVKEDILDQVWPTLYAGPVNGLTMYGQEPTGFAKVFYEEYLAGASKFELRGSSNAPARVAIDAALDFHNMIGPAAVESRNRYQATRVANALRNMDGVDVYSSPDPRMSAALVSFKVSGVGTRDLNDMLWDRHRIYIRSVTHEEINWDANRTSMHIMVTDAQTDQFIGAIEEIAKEKRL, encoded by the coding sequence ATGATTACGGAAGAGTCCGGTTTTAACTTCGATCCGAAATACGAAGATCCGGAAAAGCTGAAAGCATTGTCCCGCAGGGGGTTTATGGGCCGCATCGCGGGCGGGCTCGCCGCCGGGACGGCCCTCCTGTCCATGACCGGAAAGGCCCGGGCGAAGCCGCCGATGCCCGAAGACCATCTCCCGGAACCCGACGACGTGGCGTATTGGAACTGGGTAGCCGACCAGTACATCATCCGCGACGGCGTTTCCTTCATGAACACCGGGACGCGCGGACCGTCCCCGGGTCCGGTGCACCAGGCGCAGATCGCCGCGCTGGAAGGGGCGAACTCGGATTACAAGAGCTACACCAGCTACGTCTACAACAGCGACTTCCGGGCACAGATGCGGGAGAAGATGGCGAAGTACCTCGGCTGCAAGTCGAACGAGGTCGCCTTCACCAACAACACGACCGAAGGCATGGTCTTCGGCACCTTCGGCATCGACATGGAGCCGGGCGACGAGATCGTGACGACAAATCACGATCATTCCAGCGGCGTGCAGCCCATCAACCTCCGGGCCGTCCGCCAGGGGACGAAGACCGTCATGATCGACCTCTCTTCCCCCGAATACCACCCGCCCGACAGTCCCGACGCGCTGCTCAAGGCCTTCGAGGCCGCCATCACGCCGCGCACGAAGATGCTCAGCTTCTGCCACATCAACTACGGCGACGGGCTCGTCCTCCCCGTGAAGGAAATCTGCGAGATGGCCCGTTCGAAGGGCATCATCACCCTGGTCGACGGGGCGCAGCCTCCGGGCATGCTCGACCTGAACATGCACGACCTGGGCTGTGACATGTACGCGGGGCCGTGCCACAAGTGGATGATGGCGTCCATGTACACGGGCTTCTTCTACGTGAAAGAGGATATCCTGGACCAGGTGTGGCCGACCCTTTACGCCGGGCCGGTGAACGGCCTGACCATGTACGGGCAGGAACCCACGGGATTCGCCAAGGTGTTCTACGAAGAGTACCTGGCGGGCGCCTCCAAGTTCGAATTGCGGGGTTCCTCCAACGCTCCCGCCCGGGTCGCCATCGACGCTGCGCTGGATTTCCACAACATGATCGGCCCGGCTGCCGTCGAAAGCCGGAACCGCTACCAGGCCACGCGTGTGGCCAACGCCCTGCGCAACATGGACGGCGTGGACGTATACAGTTCGCCCGATCCCCGCATGAGCGCGGCACTCGTCTCGTTCAAGGTCAGCGGCGTGGGCACGCGTGATCTCAACGACATGCTGTGGGACCGCCACCGTATCTATATCCGGAGCGTCACGCACGAGGAGATCAACTGGGACGCCAACCGGACGTCGATGCATATCATGGTGACCGACGCGCAGACCGACCAGTTCATCGGCGCCATCGAGGAAATCGCGAAGGAAAAACGCCTGTAA
- a CDS encoding mandelate racemase/muconate lactonizing enzyme family protein: protein MKIEDIASYFIGGGYVIRVRTDSGLTGVGQTACWGYPEAVHQIVERFKDYLVGQDPFRIEHHWQYLYRMSPFRGSALSGAVSAVDIALWDIKGKHFGVPIWELLGGNCRDRIRLHLLGGGGTPEAMLESARNAASEGFTALKFDPLPGGYQDMALDRMIRTARDLVAAAREGGGPDMDLIVEVHRKLTPLTAMPLANALTEFNLYFIEDPIQIDSIMAQGEIARRIGIPVGNGERLNTIWEFQELLAHGGPQYVRPDVALAGGLTHCRKIAAIAEAHHCAVVTHNFLTPLITAASVHLDTSIPNFVTQEYSMGDESEASKLYRTNIRREGGYIPIPRDPGLGVELDDERLEGAVFTPMNTANTLLRSDGSVANSV from the coding sequence GTGAAAATCGAAGACATCGCCTCGTACTTCATCGGCGGCGGATACGTTATCCGCGTCCGGACCGACAGCGGGCTCACCGGGGTCGGACAGACGGCCTGCTGGGGATATCCCGAAGCCGTGCACCAGATCGTGGAGCGGTTCAAAGACTACCTGGTGGGGCAGGACCCGTTCCGCATCGAGCATCACTGGCAGTATCTCTACCGCATGTCGCCCTTCCGGGGAAGCGCCCTGTCCGGAGCTGTCAGCGCCGTCGATATCGCCCTTTGGGACATCAAGGGCAAGCATTTCGGGGTTCCGATCTGGGAACTGCTTGGGGGAAACTGCCGGGACCGGATCAGGCTGCACCTGCTGGGCGGCGGCGGCACCCCGGAAGCCATGCTCGAATCCGCCCGGAACGCGGCGTCGGAGGGTTTTACGGCGCTCAAGTTCGACCCCCTGCCGGGCGGCTACCAGGACATGGCCCTGGACCGGATGATCCGCACCGCCCGGGATCTCGTCGCGGCGGCCCGCGAAGGCGGCGGACCAGACATGGATCTCATCGTGGAGGTCCACCGCAAGCTGACGCCGCTGACCGCCATGCCCCTGGCCAATGCGCTGACCGAATTCAACCTCTATTTCATCGAGGATCCCATCCAGATCGACAGCATCATGGCCCAGGGCGAAATCGCCCGGCGGATCGGCATACCCGTCGGGAACGGGGAACGCCTGAACACCATCTGGGAATTCCAGGAGCTCCTGGCCCACGGAGGACCGCAGTACGTGCGGCCGGACGTGGCCCTCGCCGGCGGCCTGACCCACTGCAGGAAGATCGCGGCCATCGCCGAGGCCCACCATTGCGCCGTCGTGACGCACAATTTCCTGACGCCCCTCATCACCGCCGCTTCCGTACACCTGGATACCAGTATCCCCAATTTCGTGACCCAGGAGTACAGCATGGGCGACGAGTCGGAAGCCAGCAAACTGTACCGGACCAACATCCGCCGGGAAGGCGGCTACATCCCGATTCCCCGGGACCCGGGCCTGGGGGTCGAACTGGACGACGAACGGCTGGAAGGCGCGGTTTTCACCCCGATGAATACCGCGAATACGCTGCTCAGGTCGGACGGCTCGGTAGCCAATTCGGTCTAG